The following are encoded in a window of Vigna unguiculata cultivar IT97K-499-35 chromosome 8, ASM411807v1, whole genome shotgun sequence genomic DNA:
- the LOC114193804 gene encoding zinc finger protein CONSTANS-LIKE 8 isoform X1 — protein sequence MGCTSLLRSPKKEEQEVPEAITSVLPNSDQSYSYEDFNILEELEGVFNSKEEQKLLQQDSSSGELHWDFMEWEEFAPIEEEGEDENEGKEQVTESTNRYPFEEQQIKRENIVGFWEMDDEKMVALNLNLNYQEVLDAWSNRGSLWADDCSLSLATNNGYYNGEVPVLEEERARREASVLRYKEKRQNRLFAKKIRYQVRKLNADKRPRIKVSLLNFLCFFLVALGFAVWSFCLFCYESSFFRYFCCRVAL from the exons ATGGGATGCACTTCACTACTCAGAAGTCCcaagaaagaagaacaagaGGTACCAGAAGCCATCACCTCCGTTTTACCAAATTCTGACCAATCTTACAGCTATGAAGATTTCAATATTTTGGAGGAACTGGAAGGGGTCTTCAACTCCAAAGAGGAACAAAAGTTGCTGCAACAAGACTCTTCAAGTGGCGAACTCCATTGGGATTTCATGGAATGGGAGGAATTTGCTCCCATTGAAGAGGAAGGAGAAGACGAAAACGAAGGAAAAGAACAGGTAACAGAGAGCACGAACCGGTACCCTTTTGAGGAGCAGCAGATAAAGAGAGAAAACATTGTTGGGTTTTGGGAAATGGATGATGAAAAGATGGTGGCTTTGAACTTGAACTTGAACTATCAAGAGGTTTTGGATGCATGGTCTAACCGAGGCTCTCTATGGGCTGATGACTGTTCTCTTTCCTTGGCAACCAACAATGGCTACTAT AATGGAGAAGTGCCGGTGTTGGAAGAAGAGAGAGCGAGAAGAGAAGCAAGTGTTCTTAGATACAAAGAGAAACGTCAGAACAGATTGTTCGCAAAGAAGATAAGATACCAAGTTCGGAAACTAAACGCTGATAAAAGACCAAGAATCAAGGTTtcacttttgaattttttgtgtttctttttggTGGCATTGGGTTTTGCAGTATGgtcattttgtttgttttgttatgAAAGCAGCTTTTTCCGATATTTTTGTTGTAGGGTCGCTTTGTGA
- the LOC114193804 gene encoding protein CHLOROPLAST IMPORT APPARATUS 2 isoform X2 gives MGCTSLLRSPKKEEQEVPEAITSVLPNSDQSYSYEDFNILEELEGVFNSKEEQKLLQQDSSSGELHWDFMEWEEFAPIEEEGEDENEGKEQVTESTNRYPFEEQQIKRENIVGFWEMDDEKMVALNLNLNYQEVLDAWSNRGSLWADDCSLSLATNNGYYNGEVPVLEEERARREASVLRYKEKRQNRLFAKKIRYQVRKLNADKRPRIKGRFVKRH, from the exons ATGGGATGCACTTCACTACTCAGAAGTCCcaagaaagaagaacaagaGGTACCAGAAGCCATCACCTCCGTTTTACCAAATTCTGACCAATCTTACAGCTATGAAGATTTCAATATTTTGGAGGAACTGGAAGGGGTCTTCAACTCCAAAGAGGAACAAAAGTTGCTGCAACAAGACTCTTCAAGTGGCGAACTCCATTGGGATTTCATGGAATGGGAGGAATTTGCTCCCATTGAAGAGGAAGGAGAAGACGAAAACGAAGGAAAAGAACAGGTAACAGAGAGCACGAACCGGTACCCTTTTGAGGAGCAGCAGATAAAGAGAGAAAACATTGTTGGGTTTTGGGAAATGGATGATGAAAAGATGGTGGCTTTGAACTTGAACTTGAACTATCAAGAGGTTTTGGATGCATGGTCTAACCGAGGCTCTCTATGGGCTGATGACTGTTCTCTTTCCTTGGCAACCAACAATGGCTACTAT AATGGAGAAGTGCCGGTGTTGGAAGAAGAGAGAGCGAGAAGAGAAGCAAGTGTTCTTAGATACAAAGAGAAACGTCAGAACAGATTGTTCGCAAAGAAGATAAGATACCAAGTTCGGAAACTAAACGCTGATAAAAGACCAAGAATCAAG GGTCGCTTTGTGAAGAGACACTGA